Proteins encoded together in one Lathyrus oleraceus cultivar Zhongwan6 chromosome 5, CAAS_Psat_ZW6_1.0, whole genome shotgun sequence window:
- the LOC127082244 gene encoding cyclin-A3-2 has product MPWHNSSLLVVPCSISSQFKNLSKSALTSTISLLPNSNLDKSVCNKSNAKRDTQQIIQPYLSDILDYLRTMEMQEKRRPAGDYMDKVQRCITTNMRRTLVDWLVEVADEYKLLPETLHLAVSYIDRFLSIHSLNRSKLQLLGVSAMLIASKYEEITPPKAVDFCQITDNTYELHEVLEMEAHQFHCSKKSRVISQSSKNSRNIPNWHEVKTEQESTKVQITIFEPSIKGVNPISEHPKCFTELLFWNTKGIFETLNQEI; this is encoded by the coding sequence ATGCCTTGGCACAATTCTAGTCTTCTTGTTGTCCCTTGCAGCATTTCCAGCCAATTCAAGAACCTCAGCAAATCAGCATTAACTTCAACAATTTCCTTACTTCCTAATTCCAATTTGGATAAGTCTGTTTGTAACAAAAGCAATGCAAAACGTGACACTCAGCAGATTATCCAGCCTTACCTATCCGATATCTTAGATTACCTTCGCACAATGGAGATGCAGGAAAAACGAAGACCAGCGGGTGATTACATGGATAAAGTTCAGAGATGCATTACTACAAATATGAGGAGAACATTGGTGGATTGGTTAGTTGAGGTTGCGGATGAATACAAACTTCTCCCAGAAACTCTTCATCTAGCTGTTTCCTACATTGACAGATTCCTATCTATCCATTCTCTCAATAGATCCAAGCTTCAGCTGCTCGGTGTTTCCGCTATGCTCATTGCATCGAAGTATGAAGAAATCACTCCACCAAAAGCAGTGGATTTCTGCCAAATTACTGATAACACATATGAACTGCATGAGGTTTTAGAGATGGAAGCTCACcaatttcactgcagtaaaaaaagTAGAGTAATTAGCCAAAGTAGTAAAAATTCAAGAAATATCCCAAATTGGCATGAAGTCAAAACAGAGCAAGAAAGTACGAAGGTTCAGATTACCATTTTCGAACCTAGCATCAAAGGGGTCAATCCAATTTCTGAACATCCAAAGTGCTTTACAGAGTTACTCTTCTGGAATACCAAAGGCATCTTTGAAACCCTAAATCAGGAGATATAA